Proteins from a genomic interval of Rosa chinensis cultivar Old Blush chromosome 2, RchiOBHm-V2, whole genome shotgun sequence:
- the LOC112186946 gene encoding telomere repeat-binding factor 4: protein MSSSSLRKPKRISEREKEGFRQAHRRLGVKGRDRSKGRMGNHKQKWTSEEEDALVAGVAKHGAGKWKNILIDPEFAQSLILRSNIDLKDKWRNLSPSLALAQVTQKKRKNSKIKNSVRYSTPVLALASGTSPDAVMDDSNTEERYNALIFEALLTMKDPNGSDVDAIRNFIQQREEEPIPHNFKRLVGARLRSLVSLGKLEKTRNGFKIKVLGTKTPRVLATSTETEDDAVHVAAYTIADAENKSFLAAEAVKEAERVSKIAEETESMLLLVKEINEQCSRGEVVHLA from the exons ATGTCGTCTTCTTCCCTTCGGAAACCGAAACGAATTtccgagagagagaaagagggttTCAGACAGGCGCACAGAAGGCTCGGAGTGAAAGGTAGAGATAGAAGCAAGGGTAGAATGGGAAACCATAAGCAAAAGTGGACGTCGGAGGAGGAAGATGCTCTAGTAGCCGGAGTTGCAAAGCACGGCGCCGGCAAATGGAAGAACATCCTCATCGATCCAGAATTCGCCCAATCTCTCATTCTCCGATCCAACATTGACCTCAAG GATAAATGGAGGAACTTGAGTCCTAGTCTTGCACTTGCACAAGTTAcacagaagaaaaggaagaattCAAAGATAAAGAATTCAGTTCGTTACTCTACACCTGTGCTTGCACTTGCTAGTGGAACATCTCCAGATGCTGTCATGGATGATTCCAACACTGAAGAACG GTACAACGCATTGATTTTTGAGGCTCTTTTAACAATGAAAGATCCGAATGGATCTGATGTGGATGCCATTCGTAACTTTATTCAG CAAAGGGAAGAGGAGCCCATTCCACATAATTTCAAAAGGTTAGTGGGTGCGAGGTTGAGAAGTCTTGTTTCACTAGGAAAACTTGAAAAG ACCAGAAATGGCTTCAAGATCAAAGTTTTAGGAACAAAAACACCTAGGGTGTTGGCGACTTCTACTGAAACAGAAGATGATGCTGTTCATGTCGCTGCCTATACAATTGCTGATGCTGAAAACAAATCATTCTTGGCTGCTGAAGCAGTGAAGGAGGCAGAGAGAGTTTCAAAGATAGCTGAAGAAACCGAGTCTATGCTACTGCTAGTGAAAGAGATCAATGAACAAT GTTCACGAGGTGAAGTTGTCCACTTGGCTTAG
- the LOC112186112 gene encoding dihydrolipoyllysine-residue acetyltransferase component 3 of pyruvate dehydrogenase complex, mitochondrial, translating into MSYASRIIHHSKKLRDAPNLLRHDRALLVRCFSHNAQPTTDIRKVHRHGFAPLGRESRSFSSSTKSVSGTFTSNVSTTMNMGSSISGSIYKNQISCLQGQLRRGFSSDAGLPPHQEIGMPSLSPTMSEGNIARWLKKEGDKVSPGEVLCEVETDKATVEMECMEDGYLAKIVQGEGAQGIKVGEVICVTVEDEEDIAKFKDYTPSASGSGGDVAKGSSDSSPPPPPKKEAVEAPVAAPEPKTSKPSAAPPSGDRVFASPLARSLAEEHKVPLSSIKGTGPDGSIVKADIEEYLASGGKQVSEPAPKAKGAAAPALDYTDIPHTQIRKVTASRLLFSKQTIPHYYLTVDTCVDKLVELRGQLNSLQEATGGKRISINDLVIKAAALALQKVPQVNSSWTDDCIRQYHNVNVNVAVQTDNGLYVPVVRDANKKGLSAISEEVKLLAQKAKENSLKPEDYEGGTFTVSNLGGPFGIKQFCAIINPPQSGILAIGSAEKRVVPSSGPEQYKFASFLSATLSCDHRVIDGAIGAEWLKAFKGYIENPESMLL; encoded by the exons ATGTCTTACGCATCTCGTATCATCCACCACTCCAAAAAG TTAAGGGATGCTCCCAACTTACTAAGGCATGATCGTGCCCTCTTGGTGCGTTGTTTTTCACACAATGCTCAACCCACTACTG ATATACGTAAGGTTCATCGTCATGGTTTTGCACCTTTGGGAAGAGAAAGTAGGTCGTTCAGCAGTAGCACT AAATCAGTGTCAGGCACATTCACCAGTAATGTCTCAACAACAATGAATATGGGGAGTTCAATTTCTGGATCAATATATAAAAATCAGATTTCATG TTTGCAGGGACAATTGAGGAGAGGCTTTTCGTCTGATGCAG GCCTTCCTCCACACCAAGAAATTGGAATGCCTTCTCTTTCACCTACTATGTCTGAG GGTAATATTGCTAGGTGGTTGAAGAAAGAGGGTGATAAAGTCTCTCCTGGTGAAGTGCTCTGTGAAGTTGAAACT GATAAAGCTACAGTTGAGATGGAATGCATGGAGGATGGATATCTTGCCAAGATCGTACAAGGAGAAGGGGCACAAGGAATCAAAGTTGGTGAG GTGATTTGCGTAACTGTTGAAGATGAGGAAGATATTGCAAAATTCAAAGATTACACACCATCAGCATCAGGTTCTGGAGGTGATGTAGCTAAAGGGTCATCTGACTCTAGCCCGCCTCCCCCGCCCAAAAAAGAGGCAGTTGAAGCACCAGTTGCTGCTCCCGAGCCAAAGACTTCAAAGCCCAGTGCAGCTCCTCCTTCTGGAGATCGTGTATTTGCTAGTCCTCTTGCAAGAAGTTTGGCTGAGGAACACAAG GTACCCCTCTCAAGTATCAAAGGAACAGGCCCGGATGGAAGCATTGTGAAGGCTGATATTGAAGAGTACTTGG CTTCTGGTGGGAAGCAAGTTTCTGAACCAGCTCCCAAGGCCAAGGGTGCTGCAGCCCCAGCACTGGATTACACCGACATCCCTCATACTCAGATACGGAAG GTTACAGCTTCAAGATTATTATTCTCAAAGCAAACTATTCCTCATTATTATTTGACAGTAGATACATGTGTCGACAAGCTCGTTGA GTTGAGAGGCCAGCTCAATTCATTGCAAGAAGCTACAGGTGGGAAGCGGATATCTATCAATGATCTTGTAATAAAG GCTGCTGCTTTGGCTCTTCAAAAGGTTCCTCAGGTCAATAGCTCATGGACAGATGATTGCATCCGCCA GTATCACAATGTGAATGTTAATGTTGCAGTGCAGACAGACAATGGACTATATGTTCCTGTTGTCAGG GATGCGAACAAAAAGGGACTATCCGCTATATCTGAGGAGGTTAAGCTGCTGGCCCAAAAAGCCAAGGAGAACAGCTTAAAGCCAGAAGATTATGAG GGAGGGACATTTACAGTGTCGAATTTGGGAGGTCCATTTGGCATCAAACAATTTTGTGCCATCATTAACCCGCCCCAATCAGGCATTCTGGCAATTGGGTCAG CTGAGAAGAGGGTTGTACCTAGTTCCGGGCCCGAGCAATACAAGTTTGCATCTTTCCTATCTGCAACACTAAGCTGTGATCATCGTGTTATTGACG GTGCAATTGGTGCTGAGTGGCTAAAAGCATTCAAAGGCTACATCGAGAATCCAGAGTCAATGTTGCTCTAA
- the LOC112186113 gene encoding mitochondrial import inner membrane translocase subunit TIM23-2 — MSQPMSSDHDHNNSDPVPTRLYNPYQDLQVPIQNLYQLPTSPEFLFVEEARRQRRSWGENLTFYTGCTYLAGAVAGGSVGLVSGVRSFESGDTTKLRINRVLNSSGHTGRVWANRLGVIGLLYAGMESGVQALRDTDDVWNSVAAGLGTGAVYRAARGVRSAAVAGAVGGVLVGVAVAAKQGLKRYVPI, encoded by the coding sequence ATGTCTCAACCCATGTCCTCCGATCACGACCACAACAACTCCGACCCGGTCCCGACCCGCCTCTACAACCCCTACCAAGATCTCCAGGTCCCAATTCAAAACCTTTACCAGCTCCCCACCTCCCCGGAGTTCCTCTTCGTCGAGGAGGCCCGCCGCCAGCGCCGCTCCTGGGGCGAGAATCTCACCTTCTACACCGGCTGCACCTACCTCGCCGGCGCCGTGGCCGGCGGATCCGTCGGCCTCGTCTCCGGCGTCCGATCGTTCGAATCCGGCGACACCACCAAGCTCAGGATCAACCGGGTCCTCAACTCGTCGGGTCACACGGGTCGGGTCTGGGCCAACCGGCTCGGCGTGATCGGGTTGCTCTATGCGGGTATGGAGAGCGGGGTTCAGGCGCTGAGGGATACGGATGATGTGTGGAATAGCGTTGCCGCGGGGCTCGGTACCGGAGCGGTGTACCGTGCGGCGAGGGGAGTGAGGTCGGCGGCGGTGGCCGGCGCCGTTGGAGGAGTGCTGGTCGGAGTGGCAGTTGCGGCAAAGCAGGGGCTGAAGCGATACGTGCCGATATGA